A stretch of DNA from Oryza brachyantha chromosome 4, ObraRS2, whole genome shotgun sequence:
TGGAGCTGATTTACAAGCTTTATGTCGAGAAGCTGCAAGACATGCTTATGGTAGATTGTCGAATTCATCAGAGAGTGAGAATGTGCTAACACTAATCATGGACGATTGGGAGTCTGCTAAATCTGTGGCCAAAAACAGTGTGACAAGAGGGGTAACTAAAGAAATTCCAACTGTTTCATGGGATGATATAGGAGGTCTGAAAGATGTTAAGGTGAGATATACTTCATTTAAAGCTTTGAAGCTTTCTTTTAATCAAACCTCTTTTAATGATGGTTGTTGCTATGCCTCAGAAAAAACTTCAGCAAGCAGTTGAATGGCCCATCAAACATGCTGCTTCATTTGATAGGCTTGGAATATCACCTATCCGTGGGGTGCTTTTGCATGGTCCACCAGGGTGCTCGAAGACTACCCTTGCTAAAGCTGCTGCTTGTGCTGCCCAagcttctttcttttctttaaggTGCGGCATAACAATAgccgtctttttttttcatttcatcctTCCACCATGGAAAAAGAAGCTCGTGAATTGCCTAACATTTTCTGATGCGATCCTTATATTGTAAATTCAATAGACATCACTTAATCTCAGATACTCTGAAAGATAGTGATCAGAGGAAGAAAAACAACATAACCTGTTTATTTCATGCAGTGTTACGATCAGGCTGGcataatttatctaaattctaCTACTTGAATGATTATCTTGTACCTTGAAGGCTGAAGTCCAAATAATATAGCTAGAACACGCCAACCTTTTGAATTCAGAATACAATCTTATGTGCTGTTCTAAATTTCTTATACATTTTCAAACAGTGGTGCTGAGTTATACTCGAAATATGTTGGTGAAGGTGAAGCTTTGTTGCGACGTACATTCCAGATGGCGCGTCTTGCTTCTCCaagcattatattttttgatgaggTGGATGCAATTGCCCCTAAAAGGTGCACACTGAAATCCTGCATCTCGTGACACATACTCATGATGAGAACTTTGATAAGTCATGCATGATGTTGGTAAAAATTATCTCATAGAATTATCATAACAATGTGTTAGTTGTTATAGGCCTTCTTTGACAATTATGTAATAAtaacatttgctttttttcATGGTGCTCATGATATAGAAATTTGGCATGTGTCAGAAGTATTAAGCATTTTGTGTTGGATATGGTTCCCCAAATGTTCTTTTTATATGATAGTGGAATTACTTTATGATGAGAACTTTGTTTCTGCACATGCAAATCTGATTTCCGCATCTGACAAGTGAATGTCAATTTTTATGATGAAGTAGCCAACATTGGACTTTATGATCTTTCAGAACCGGTCCCAGCGGGAATTCTAGTGGCAATGCCACAGTTGGAGAAAGACTCTTATCAACTCTATTGACAGAAATGGATGGTTTAGAACTGGCTACGGTACTTCTTACATATTTGGCTTGCTGATagtattcaaaatttcaaatgtgATTCTTCTTGTCATATCTCATATGCCCTTTCCCTTTACTAAAACAGTATCTTGCATTTTTAATGTAGGGAATTATTGTATTGGCTGCTACTAATCGTCCGAATGCAATCGATGCTGCTCTTCTGCGCCCAGGGCGTTTTGATATGGTCTCTccgccctccctctccctctcacaCATATACAAACAATAACCATGAATTTTCATTAAACTGCAGGTTTTGTATGTACCACCACCAGATGTGGAAGGTCGATATGACATTTTACGCATCCATACACGCAAAATGCCGTTGGGAGAGGATGTGGATCTTTGGAAGGTAGCAGAGCGTACCGAGCTTTTCACTGGTGCAGATCTTGAAGGCCTATGCAGGGAGGCTGGAATGGCTGCCCTGCGGGAATGTCTGCGGTCAGAAAGTTTTGCATGTGATGATATTCACTTCCAAGCCGCGCTAAGATCCTTGCGTCCATCGCTTACACAATCAGTAGTTGACGAGTACTCAAATGCTGCCATCCATGGTCCATTGACGAAGAGAAAACATTAAAAGATGTATTATTCTGGCGCATAAGCATCATTGTCGCTCATTATTAATTCTGGCTAGTCCTCAGAACACCGTTTTATCGGTTCATTGGCAAACATTTTTGTTCTGCTGTATATATGGACCAAACATGTGACATGTTCAGCGTTCCCAACTTCCCATATCCTCCTAACGCTAGAAGATAGTTCTGTCTATTAATGACTCCCAAGGGCTAATAAAGATCTTTGTACTcgtctttttgtttataattttacttataagttaatttaaattttcaaccttaaatttagagttaattttggagtttttttatctcaatgttggcttttagatcactaagaatacaaatataaaagcttattcataaattataaattgcttgcaaatatatcatttgcaGTCACCCTCCTTATCTTCCCTACGGAAGATTGGAGGCTACAAACTTGAGACGATATGAAGAAAATACTGATGATTGGGACTCAGATAGGCCAAAGTGTCAATACAAAGATAACCTGCAAAAAGAACACGCTGCTTCTGGTTATTAAACTACATAAAAGCAGGGAGAACATCCCTGATTATATTTCACATATATCCTTTACAATGGGAAGTGAAGTTTCAGATGCGTGACATCTTCGGCAGCATCTCTTATTATGCATCTTGGTCCTTGTACACTAAGAACGCGCCGGTCTTGCAATAGCTGCGTGCCAGCGCCTTCCCAGAGGAAGTAGGCGGTGAGAAAGCGCACTGTGAGATGCACAAAGCCTCACCTTCGAGGAAACTTTTCCTGCAGGAGACGAACAGCGAGGGCCTTAGCAAGAGAAGATGAACTAAAACTCTGCTAAATGCTTGCAGAGGAGCAAGAGTAACAGGACAGCAGATGAATAAACCGGCAATCTTTGCAGTGTGATGTTAGTTACAAATAGCTTCCTCGGTACTAGTCTCGTGAAAATTTTGGATTCTATGCAAATTGACATGCATGCTATAATGGAGTTATATTTCAAGGGACCGACTCCGGTGCATTgcattttactagtagtagaatttaatccataccgttggtctatttttattaaacggttgtgattaaattatactaccaataatattaggtgtaatagaaatttgaaggagtAATATCGTCCAATTATCTATATTGCAAAAAagatacaaaattacaaattctgctaatcaagtaattaacaaaatacaaaataacattttttctactggtagtataatactagtaGTAAAATGTACCAGAGTGTTGACGATATTTCAATATTATAGAGAATTATGCATTCTTGATAGAAATGAAATACAGATATTTCAGTAAcgcagaaaataaaaaatatgttgtgtGATGCAAAGCAAGCGAAAATTTGCATCGACATTAGAACGTACCTAGCAGCATCCATTAGTTGTGACCCTATTCGCTTTCTTCTGCGCGATGGCACAACCCAGATGGCTCGAAATCCGCAAAGTGCAGGAACAGCTTCCTCTTGACAAATTATAGCACCAGGATCGCAGTACTCTTCCTTGTTCTTGTCTGAATGATCATGCCGTTTTAAGACTTCCCTCTTAAAACTGATTTCCCCGAACTCTAATGTATGGTTTGTTTTGCTTGATTCAATTTTATCAACAGATAGATCACTGCACTTTTCCTCTGCAGAGCCTGGAATGACTTTATGTGCTGTTTTTATTGGTTCCGCAACAAGGCAGCCCACTATCCTCTGGCTAGATATGAACAGATAAACCTACAAAACAGAAATAAGTTTTTACCCAGTAGGATAAATACATCACCTTGAGTAAATGTTCTCAAGGAAAATCCAGAGCAGAACGCTGCTACGGGATGTTTACCTTGCAGAGCTTATGAAGGAGCTGACCTTCTCCAAACCCCAGCTCCTTCTGTACCACTTTGATCACCTCCTGTACCTGACGCATTTACATGGCATTACACCGTCACAAATGAATACAATCTGCATCTGCACCTCTAGTGTAAATGTAAGGTGGTTGCAAAATTGGATCCGAAACCTAGCAGCAAGTACATGCACACAAACTATAGTTTACAGATGTGAGAAACCCAGCCTTTCAAT
This window harbors:
- the LOC102721446 gene encoding cell division control protein 48 homolog B isoform X2, with protein sequence MALPAPESSISVHKPHAGEGEKFLREAFTEAYSQASQDRPAVIFIDELDEICPPRGTRREQGSRIVGQLLTLMDGNKKSSKMLPHVVVVASATRVDAIEPALRRPGRFDSEIEVTVPTAEERFEILKLYTKNLHLGECVDLQYVAASCNGYVGADLQALCREAARHAYGRLSNSSESENVLTLIMDDWESAKSVAKNSVTRGVTKEIPTVSWDDIGGLKDVKKKLQQAVEWPIKHAASFDRLGISPIRGVLLHGPPGCSKTTLAKAAACAAQASFFSLSGAELYSKYVGEGEALLRRTFQMARLASPSIIFFDEVDAIAPKRTGPSGNSSGNATVGERLLSTLLTEMDGLELATGIIVLAATNRPNAIDAALLRPGRFDMVLYVPPPDVEGRYDILRIHTRKMPLGEDVDLWKVAERTELFTGADLEGLCREAGMAALRECLRSESFACDDIHFQAALRSLRPSLTQSVVDEYSNAAIHGPLTKRKH
- the LOC102721446 gene encoding cell division control protein 48 homolog B isoform X1; its protein translation is MEEVMGTANSGGGSGGGEGDGERTGRWRAEEVIAGNHAALEALRELVMYPLLYAREARVLGLNFPRGLLLHGPSGTGKKSMVRAVVRECNAHLTMIDSISVHKPHAGEGEKFLREAFTEAYSQASQDRPAVIFIDELDEICPPRGTRREQGSRIVGQLLTLMDGNKKSSKMLPHVVVVASATRVDAIEPALRRPGRFDSEIEVTVPTAEERFEILKLYTKNLHLGECVDLQYVAASCNGYVGADLQALCREAARHAYGRLSNSSESENVLTLIMDDWESAKSVAKNSVTRGVTKEIPTVSWDDIGGLKDVKKKLQQAVEWPIKHAASFDRLGISPIRGVLLHGPPGCSKTTLAKAAACAAQASFFSLSGAELYSKYVGEGEALLRRTFQMARLASPSIIFFDEVDAIAPKRTGPSGNSSGNATVGERLLSTLLTEMDGLELATGIIVLAATNRPNAIDAALLRPGRFDMVLYVPPPDVEGRYDILRIHTRKMPLGEDVDLWKVAERTELFTGADLEGLCREAGMAALRECLRSESFACDDIHFQAALRSLRPSLTQSVVDEYSNAAIHGPLTKRKH
- the LOC102718922 gene encoding protein CHROMOSOME TRANSMISSION FIDELITY 7, with translation MQPKISVFFKRHARPDSSSGDGADKEGAGAPEAKRPKSCADGKVLNKKRNYAQFHLELGQPDFLLHMCSVCGMMYARGNDDDEKVHRAYHKSYFEGVPFKGWRNETVVARSEGGDRIILVADGNSCARNSKVQEVIKVVQKELGFGEGQLLHKLCKVYLFISSQRIVGCLVAEPIKTAHKVIPGSAEEKCSDLSVDKIESSKTNHTLEFGEISFKREVLKRHDHSDKNKEEYCDPGAIICQEEAVPALCGFRAIWVVPSRRRKRIGSQLMDAARKSFLEGEALCISQCAFSPPTSSGKALARSYCKTGAFLVYKDQDA